A window of Lagenorhynchus albirostris chromosome 11, mLagAlb1.1, whole genome shotgun sequence contains these coding sequences:
- the WNT10B gene encoding protein Wnt-10b produces the protein MREEPRPRPPPSGLAGLLFLALCSRALSNEILGLKLPGEPPLTANTVCLTLSGLSKRQLGLCLRSPDVTASALQGLHIAVHECQHQLRDQRWNCSALEGGGRLPHHSAILKRGFRESAFSFSMLAAGVMHAVATACSLGKLVSCSCGWKGSGEQDRLRAKLLQLQALSRGKSFPHSLPSPGPGSGPSPGPQDTWEWGGCNHDMDFGEKFSRDFLDSREAPRDIQARMRIHNNRVGRQVVTENLKRKCKCHGTSGSCQFKTCWRSAPEFRVVGAALRERLGRAIFIDTHNRNSGAFQPRLRPRRLSGELVYFEKSPDFCERDPTMGSPGTRGRACNKTSRLLDGCGSLCCGRGHNVLRQTRVERCHCRFHWCCYVLCDECKVTEWVNVSQYH, from the exons ATGCGGGAGGAGCCGCGGCCGCGGCCTCCGCCCTCGGGCCTCGCGGGTCTCCTGTTCCTGGCTTTGTGCAGTCG GGCCCTAAGCAATGAGATTCTGGGTCTGAAGCTGCCCGGCGAGCCGCCGCTGACCGCCAACACCGTATGCTTGACGCTGTCGGGCCTGAGCAAACGGCAGTTAGGCCTGTGCCTGCGCAGCCCCGACGTGACGGCGTCCGCGCTTCAGGGCCTGCACATCGCGGTCCACGAGTGTCAGCACCAGCTGCGTGACCAGCGCTGGAACTGCTCGGCGCTCGAGGGCGGCGGTCGCCTGCCGCACCACAGCGCCATCCTCAAGCGCG GTTTCCGAGAGAGCGCTTTTTCCTTCTCCATGCTGGCTGCTGGGGTCATGCATGCGGTAGCCACGGCCTGCAGCCTGGGCAAGCTGGTGAGCTGCAGCTGCGGCTGGAAGGGCAGTGGCGAGCAGGATCGGCTGAGGGCCAAACTGCTGCAGCTGCAGGCACTGTCCCGGGGCAAGAGttttccccactccctgcccagCCCGGGCCCCGGCTcaggccccagccctggcccccagGACACATGGGAATGGGGTGGCTGTAACCATGACATGGACTTTGGAGAGAAGTTCTCTCGGGATTTCTTGGATTCCAGGGAAGCTCCCCGGGACATCCAGGCACGAATGCGAATCCACAACAACAGGGTGGGGCGTCAG GTGGTAACTGAAAACCTGAAGCGGAAATGCAAGTGTCATGGCACATCAGGCAGCTGCCAGTTCAAGACGTGCTGGAGGTCAGCCCCAGAGTTCCGGGTGGTAGGGGCGGCCTTgagggagcggctgggccgggcCATCTTCATTGATACTCACAACCGCAACTCTGGAGCCTTTCAACCCCGCCTTCGTCCCCGTCGCCTCTCAGGAGAACTGGTCTACTTTGAGAAGTCTCCTGACTTCTGTGAGCGAGACCCCACCATGGGCTCCCCAGGCACGCGGGGCCGGGCCTGCAACAAGACCAGCCGCCTGCTGGACGGCTGTGGCAGCCTGTGCTGTGGCCGCGGCCACAACGTGCTCCGGCAGACACGAGTTGAGCGCTGTCATTGCCGCTTCCACTGGTGCTGCTACGTGCTATGCGATGAGTGCAAGGTCACAGAATGGGTCAACGTGT cCCAGTATCATTGA